The DNA sequence ACTACGTCACCGACGACTCCCCCAGCCTGTACTGACCTCCCGCCGCGCCCACCGGCCGCGGCCCCGCCCGTCCATCCTCCATCCGCACCGAACCGAGGACACGAACCCGATGGCCACCTTCGAGTACGCACCGGCACCCGAGTCGCGTGCCGTCGTCGACCTGCAGCCCTCCTACGGGCTGTTCATCGACGGCGAGTTCACGCAGTCCCAGGGCGGGTCGGCGTTCAAGTCGACCAACCCCGCCACCGAGGAGGTCCTCGCCGAGGTCACCGAGGCGAGCGAGGCCGACGTCGACCGCGCCGTCGCCGCGGCCCGGCGTGCGTACGAGCGCGTCTGGAGCCGGATGTCCGGCGCCGACCGCGGCAAGTACCTCTTCCGCATCGCGCGCATCCTGCAGGAGCGCGCCCGCGAGTTCGCGGTGCTCGAGAGCCTCGACAACGGCAAGCCGATCAAGGAGAGCCGCGACGTCGACGTCCCGCTCGCGGCGGCGCACTTCTTCTACCACGCGGGCTGGGCCGACAAGCTCGACTACGCCGGCCTCGGCACCAACCCCCGGCCCCACGGCGTCGTCGGCCAGGTCATCCCGTGGAACTTCCCGCTGCTCATGCTGGCGTGGAAGATCGCCCCCGCGCTGGCCACCGGCAACACCGTGGTCATCAAGCCGGCCGAGACCACTCCCCTGTCGGCGCTGCTCTTCGCCGAGGTCCTCCAGCAGGCCGAGCTGCCGCCGGGCGTCGTCAACATCGTCACTGGCGCCGGCGCCACGGGCCAGGCGATCGTCGACCACCCGGGCATCGACAAGCTCGCGTTCACCGGCTCGACCGGCGTCGGCAAGATGATCGCCCGCTCGATCGCCGGCACCCGCAAGAAGGCCACCCTCGAGCTGGGCGGCAAGGCCGCGAACATCATCTTCGACGACGCCCCCATCGACCAGGCCGTCGAGGGCATAGTCAACGGCATCTTCTTCAACCAGGGCCACGTCTGCTGCGCCGGGTCGCGGCTGCTCGTCCAGGAGTCCATCGCCGACGAGGTCGACAAGCGGCTCAAGCGCCGCCTGGCCACCCTGCGCGTCGGCGACCCGCTCGACAAGAACACCGACGTGGGCGCGATCAACTCCCGCGCCCAGCTCGACCGCATCACCGAGCTGACCGCGGTCGGCGAGGCCGAGGGCGCGGAGCGCTGGGACAACGGCTGCGAGCTGCCCAGCAAGGGGTTCTGGTTCCGCCCGACCGTCTTCACCGGCGTCAGCCAGACCCACCGGATCGCCCAGGAGGAGATCTTCGGGCCGGTCCTGTCGGTGCTGACCTTCCGCACGCCGCACGAGGCCGTGGCCAAGGCGAACAACACCCCGTACGGCCTGTCCGCCGGCATCTGGACCGAGAAGGGCTCGCGCATCCTCTGGATGGCCGACCAGCTCCGCGCCGGTGTCGTCTGGGCCAACACTTTCAACAAGTTCGACCCGACCAGCCCCTTCGGCGGCTACAAGGAGTCCGGCTACGGCCGCGAGGGCGGGCGCCACGGCCTGTCCGCCTACGTCACGACGGGAGACGCCAAGTGAGCCCCACCGCCCAGAGGTCCGCCGCCGCGGACACCCGCCTGGACGTCCGCAAGACCTACAAGCTCTACATCGGCGGCAAGTTCCCCCGCTCGGAGTCCGGCCGCTCCTACGAGGTCGTCGACTCCCGCGGCCGGTTCCTCGCCAATGCCGCGCAGGGCTCGCGCAAGGACGCCCGTGACGCCGTCGTCGCAGCGCGTGGCGCGTTCGCCGGCTGGGCCGGCGCCACGGCATACAACCGCGGGCAGGTGCTCTATCGCATCGCCGAGGTGATGGAGGGGCGTCGCGCCCAGTTCGTCGCCGAGGTGCGCGCCGGCGAGGGCGTCACCGAACGCCGCGCGGAGGCGCTGGTGAGCGCGTCCATCGACCGCTGGGTCTGGTATGCCGGGTGGGCCGACAAGCTCGCGCAGGTCCTCGGCGGGCTCAACCCCGTGGCCGGCCCGTACTTCGACATCTCGGCACCCGAGCCGACCGGGGTCGTGGGAGTGCTTGCGCCGCAACGGTCCTCGCTGCTCGGCCTCGTCTCGGTCCTCGCGCCGGTCATCGTCTCGGGCAACACCGCGGTGGTGCTCACCAGCGAGCTGCGGCCGCTGCCGGCGATCACCCTGTCCGAGGCGCTGGCGACCTCCGACGTCCCCGGTGGCGTCGTCAACCTCATCACGGGCCGCACCGCCGAGGTCGCCCCGTGGATCGCCTCGCACCGCGACGTCAACGCGATCGACCTCTCCGGCGCGGCGGACGCCGACGGCGTGAGCTGGGGCGACCTCGAGCTCGCCGCCGCGGAGAATCTCAAGCGGGTCGTGCGCCCGGCCGGTGAGGGCACCGAGGCTGTCGAGCCCGACTGGACCCGCGAGCCCGACCTGTCCCGCGTCACCGCCTTCCTCGAGACCAAGACGGTCTGGCACCCCAAGGGCCGTTGACCGCGGCCCGCGTCGTCGTCCTTGCCGGCCCCAGCGGGGCCGGCAAGTCGCGCCTCGCCGCCCGGCTGCACGACGCGCACGGGTGGCCGATCGTCCGGCTCGACGACTTCTACCGCGACGAGGACGACCCGGCGATGCCGCGCTCAGCCGAGCTCGGCATCGTCGACTGGGACCACCCCGACTCGTGGAACCGCGAGGCGGCGGTCGTCGCCCTCGAGACGCTCGTCGCCACCGGGTCGGTCTCGACCCCGGTCTACGACATCGGCCTCAGCCGGGCCGTCGGGTCGACGGTCGTCACCGCGGGACCGGACGACCTGGTCCTCACCGAGGGCATCTTCGCCGCCGAGATCATCGCCGACCTGCGCGAGCGCGGGCTGCTCGCCGGCGCGTACTGCGTCCACCACCACCGGGCGCTGACCTTCGCCTGGCGCCTGCTTCGCGACCTGTCCGAGCGGCGCAAGCCCCCGTGGACACTGGTGCGCCGCGGGCTCGCGCTGATGCGGGACGAGCCGCGGGTGGTCGCCCGCCAGGAGGCCCTGGGCGCCCTCCCGGCCCGGGCCAGCGAGCTCGAGCCGCTGCTGTCCGCCCTGGCCCACTGAGGCGTCCGGCCTGACGCGGTGCCCGAACGCCTCCGGGAACGGCTGCGGAGTTGGTAGGTTCGCAGCACGCACGGGGTGGAGCAGGAGGGGGCAGGTCGGATGACGCAACCCGCGGGCGGCAACGGGAGTGCCGCGACGCCCGGCTGGTCCGCGCCCGGTGCACCCCCGCCACCCGGTGCCGCCTCCACGCCCAGCGCTGCCTCCACGCCCGGCGCTCCCTCTGCGCCCGGGGCAGCGTTCCCGCCCGGTGCAGCCGTCCCGCCCGGGATCCCGGCCCCCCAGTACCCGCCGCAGGCGCAGTACCCGCCGCAGGCACCGGCATACGCCGGCAGCGGGGCGCCCGGCAACGCACTCCCCGCGGCCCACTGGTCCTCGGCCCTCACCGCGCACAAGCCGGGCATCATCCCGCTGCGGCCGCTGGGGCTCGGCGACATGATCGAGGGCGGCTTCGCGGCGATGCGGCGCAACCCGCGCACCTTCTTCGGGCTGGCGCTGCTCGTGACACTCGCCGTCGTGGTCCTGCTCGGCGCCCTGGGCGCCCTCGGCTACCTCGCCGCGACCACGCTCGGCGGCTCCGCCAGCGACGCCGTGCTCGCGGTGGGCGCCGTCGGCGGCCTCACCCTGCTCTACGCGCTCAGCGCGGTCACCGGGGTCGTCCTCACCGGCATGCTGTCCTACCCCGTCGGGGAGGCGGTCCTCGGCCGCAAGCCCACGACCGGTGAGGTGTGGCGGCACACGCGCCGGATGATCCCCCGGCTCACCGGGCTCTGCCTGCTCCTGCTGGTCCCCGTCGTCGCCGTCTTCGGCGGGCTCATCGCGCTGGTCGTCCTGGCGTTCAGCCGTGGCTCGGACGCCGGTGGGGTCGTGGCGCTGCTCGCGGTGTTCGTCGCGGTGGGGCTCACCGCGTACGTCACGATCCGCCTGGTGCTGGCCACACCGGCGCTCGTGCTGGAGGACCTCGGCGTCGTGGCGTCGCTCAAGCGGTCGTGGCAGCTGACCGACGGGCGCTTCTGGCGCACCCTCGGCGTGCTCATCGTGACGGGCCTGCTCGTCGGGATCGTCCAGCAGGTGCTGGGATTCGGCTTCCAGTTCGCCGGGATGGCGCTCGGGTTCGGCCTGGTGTCAACGACGCACGGCGACCCCAACGGCCCCCTCCTGGCGATTGTCACCGTCGGCACCTCGGTGCTCGGCGCGGGACTGGCGGCCCTGCTCACCCAGCCGTTCTCGGCGGCCGTCTCCGCCCTGCTCTACACCGACGCGCGCATCCGGGCCGAGGGCTTCGACCTCGCCCTGGCCCGCGCGGTCTCCGGCGCCCCGGTGGGTCTGTGACCCTGTCGGCCCTCGCCGCGCTGCCCGCCCGGCTCGACCCCGGCAACGACGAGGCCCGGGCGTGGCTGCGCAAGGAGCTGTCCGACCCGGTCTACCGCGACACCCGCGACCCGCTCCAGCGGGCGCTCGACGCCTTCGGCCGGTGGCTCTCAGACCTGCTCAGCGGGGTCCACGGCTCGTCGAACCCGCTGCCGTCGGTGGCCGCCGGCGTCGTGGCGGTGCTGCTGCTGGTGCTCGGGCTCGTCGCCCTCCGGTACGTGCGCCGCACCGCGCGCCGCGCCGACGACAGCCCCCTGCCGGTGCTCGGCACCGAGGCGCTCACCGCTGCCGAGTACCGCGCCCGGGCCACCCGCGCGCTGGACGAGGGCCGGTATG is a window from the Phycicoccus sp. M110.8 genome containing:
- a CDS encoding glycerophosphoryl diester phosphodiesterase membrane domain-containing protein; the protein is MTQPAGGNGSAATPGWSAPGAPPPPGAASTPSAASTPGAPSAPGAAFPPGAAVPPGIPAPQYPPQAQYPPQAPAYAGSGAPGNALPAAHWSSALTAHKPGIIPLRPLGLGDMIEGGFAAMRRNPRTFFGLALLVTLAVVVLLGALGALGYLAATTLGGSASDAVLAVGAVGGLTLLYALSAVTGVVLTGMLSYPVGEAVLGRKPTTGEVWRHTRRMIPRLTGLCLLLLVPVVAVFGGLIALVVLAFSRGSDAGGVVALLAVFVAVGLTAYVTIRLVLATPALVLEDLGVVASLKRSWQLTDGRFWRTLGVLIVTGLLVGIVQQVLGFGFQFAGMALGFGLVSTTHGDPNGPLLAIVTVGTSVLGAGLAALLTQPFSAAVSALLYTDARIRAEGFDLALARAVSGAPVGL
- a CDS encoding aldehyde dehydrogenase family protein, which gives rise to MSPTAQRSAAADTRLDVRKTYKLYIGGKFPRSESGRSYEVVDSRGRFLANAAQGSRKDARDAVVAARGAFAGWAGATAYNRGQVLYRIAEVMEGRRAQFVAEVRAGEGVTERRAEALVSASIDRWVWYAGWADKLAQVLGGLNPVAGPYFDISAPEPTGVVGVLAPQRSSLLGLVSVLAPVIVSGNTAVVLTSELRPLPAITLSEALATSDVPGGVVNLITGRTAEVAPWIASHRDVNAIDLSGAADADGVSWGDLELAAAENLKRVVRPAGEGTEAVEPDWTREPDLSRVTAFLETKTVWHPKGR
- a CDS encoding ATP-binding protein, whose product is MTAARVVVLAGPSGAGKSRLAARLHDAHGWPIVRLDDFYRDEDDPAMPRSAELGIVDWDHPDSWNREAAVVALETLVATGSVSTPVYDIGLSRAVGSTVVTAGPDDLVLTEGIFAAEIIADLRERGLLAGAYCVHHHRALTFAWRLLRDLSERRKPPWTLVRRGLALMRDEPRVVARQEALGALPARASELEPLLSALAH
- a CDS encoding aldehyde dehydrogenase family protein translates to MATFEYAPAPESRAVVDLQPSYGLFIDGEFTQSQGGSAFKSTNPATEEVLAEVTEASEADVDRAVAAARRAYERVWSRMSGADRGKYLFRIARILQERAREFAVLESLDNGKPIKESRDVDVPLAAAHFFYHAGWADKLDYAGLGTNPRPHGVVGQVIPWNFPLLMLAWKIAPALATGNTVVIKPAETTPLSALLFAEVLQQAELPPGVVNIVTGAGATGQAIVDHPGIDKLAFTGSTGVGKMIARSIAGTRKKATLELGGKAANIIFDDAPIDQAVEGIVNGIFFNQGHVCCAGSRLLVQESIADEVDKRLKRRLATLRVGDPLDKNTDVGAINSRAQLDRITELTAVGEAEGAERWDNGCELPSKGFWFRPTVFTGVSQTHRIAQEEIFGPVLSVLTFRTPHEAVAKANNTPYGLSAGIWTEKGSRILWMADQLRAGVVWANTFNKFDPTSPFGGYKESGYGREGGRHGLSAYVTTGDAK
- a CDS encoding DUF4129 domain-containing protein, with product MTLSALAALPARLDPGNDEARAWLRKELSDPVYRDTRDPLQRALDAFGRWLSDLLSGVHGSSNPLPSVAAGVVAVLLLVLGLVALRYVRRTARRADDSPLPVLGTEALTAAEYRARATRALDEGRYAACVLDAVRAVAAGAVERTLLQDAPSLTAHEIAARLGPVFPPHATSLRAAADLFDAVAYGEASASREEAAELLRLERAVSAARPERVDREPVSAVVLP